Proteins co-encoded in one Helicoverpa zea isolate HzStark_Cry1AcR chromosome 18, ilHelZeax1.1, whole genome shotgun sequence genomic window:
- the LOC124639164 gene encoding uncharacterized protein LOC124639164 has translation MDRSPSHRGGLPHCSSPPAATPRSHAQDETIEVFSTPEIQSWMSSIEQCLNEVSITVSEGKMNSEQKLRVTSLCRKVGYGVSQMAVQYQSLKHKALQNYATLQTLKENQDLASSLTEIKQELQDTLIKHKPESTSFADMVKGTKSLIMPHATSSVAIYPSDHTKTSEETKNLVQKIVCPEEMKLKVRGLWKTRNGGVIISTETKDDMLKVKETVERSTSALTVDEPQKRKPRIIIIGVPTDMAEKEVFKSIYDQNIVDKLPTLTKDTFLTSIKLSHKSGKRDADSCNYIVEVPASIRKVLVNQNRLYINWTSCPVHDFTLVTRCFKCQQYGHASKTCKSATSTCGHCGGEGHATQECSSKEEPPKCATCKRFKKPYNHKTGDSECPARKAAEYRYINSVDYKGV, from the coding sequence ATGGATAGAAGCCCCTCCCACCGTGGCGGACTGCCACATTGCTCATCGCCACCAGCAGCAACACCCAGAAGTCACGCACAGGATGAAACAATTGAGGTTTTTTCTACTCCTGAAATTCAATCCTGGATGTCTAGTATTGAGCAGTGCCTGAATGAGGTTTCGATCACGGTTTCGGAAGGCAAGATGAATTCCGAACAAAAACTAAGAGTCACTAGCCTTTGTCGCAAAGTCGGATACGGAGTCTCTCAAATGGCTGTGCAATATCAGTCATTGAAACATAAAGCCCTTCAGAACTACGCCACCCTGCAAACGTTGAAGGAAAATCAAGACCTCGCTAGTAGTTTGACTGAGATCAAGCAGGAACTACAAGATACTCTCATCAAACATAAGCCGGAAAGCACATCCTTCGCAGACATGGTGAAGGGTACAAAAAGCCTTATTATGCCTCATGCAACCAGCTCTGTCGCTATATATCCTAGTGACCATACTAAGACCAGTGAAGAGACCAAAAATTTAGTCCAAAAAATTGTATGCCCTGAGGAAATGAAGCTAAAGGTACGTGGACTTTGGAAAACAAGAAACGGAGGTGTTATCATAAGCACAGAGACTAAGGATGACATGCTAAAAGTGAAAGAGACTGTCGAGCGTTCCACATCTGCACTTACTGTTGATGAACCTCAGAAGCGGAAGCCTCGCATTATAATTATTGGGGTACCCACTGATATGGCAGAGAAAGAAGTTTTCAAAAGTATTTATGACCAAAATATCGTAGACAAACTTCCAACATTGACCAAGGATACCTTTTTGACCTCAATTAAACTAAGCCACAAGTCAGGAAAAAGGGATGCTGACAGCTGCAACTATATTGTTGAAGTTCCAGCCAGCATCCGGAAAGTCCTAGTAAATCAGAACAGGCTTTACATAAACTGGACGTCGTGCCCGGTACATGATTTCACCCTTGTGACTCGGTGCTTCAAGTGTCAGCAGTATGGTCATGCATCCAAGACATGCAAATCTGCTACCTCTACTTGTGGCCACTGTGGAGGAGAGGGACACGCGACTCAAGAGTGCTCTTCAAAGGAAGAACCGCCGAAATGTGCAACCTGTAAGCGCTTTAAAAAACCCTACAATCACAAAACGGGAGATTCCGAATGCCCTGCTAGAAAAGCCGCTGAATATAGGTACATCAACTCCGTAGACTATAAAGGCGTCTGA